The proteins below are encoded in one region of Streptomyces sp. NBC_00490:
- a CDS encoding glycosyltransferase family 2 protein: MLSRRRIRRSRTDRRDRFYVFLLACLNEEKVLSESLSRITSLPARNFMALVIDDGSDDRTSQIALAADPAVVRLHRRTPPNARKGKGAALNDGVRHLRESGLLAGHDPADVVLCVVDADGRLDPHVVQSVDPYFDNPRTGAVQICVRMYNRDLGLLARMQDMEFVVYGDVFQSARRSIGSVGMGGNGQFMRLSALDTLDGEGPWSDSLTEDLDLGVRLIAKGWTNQHCTTAAVSQQAVLSLRRLIRQRSRWFQGHLQSANLVPLILRDVPTRAALDLLYHLSSPVLILLTSLLPLSFLVAVGATTVASVQAGQSLVSPMWLLGPYLLSFTAAYAYGFIYAKRERELGLVRSVLLAHVFVFYGYIWFFAGWWGFWRMLTGQRGWLKTART; the protein is encoded by the coding sequence ATGCTGTCGAGGCGCAGAATTCGCCGGTCTCGAACAGACCGGAGAGACCGGTTCTATGTATTTCTTCTGGCCTGCCTCAACGAGGAGAAAGTGCTTTCCGAAAGCCTGTCGCGGATCACTTCGCTGCCTGCTCGGAATTTTATGGCACTGGTGATCGATGACGGTTCGGACGACCGCACCTCACAGATCGCGCTGGCCGCCGATCCGGCCGTGGTCCGACTGCACCGGCGCACTCCGCCGAATGCCCGTAAAGGCAAAGGCGCCGCACTCAACGACGGCGTACGTCACCTGCGGGAATCCGGTCTGCTCGCCGGTCACGACCCGGCGGACGTGGTCCTGTGCGTGGTCGACGCGGACGGACGGCTGGACCCGCATGTCGTGCAGTCGGTCGACCCGTATTTCGACAACCCGAGAACGGGCGCGGTCCAGATCTGCGTCCGTATGTACAACCGGGATCTCGGGCTGCTCGCCCGCATGCAGGACATGGAGTTCGTGGTCTACGGCGACGTCTTCCAGAGCGCACGCCGCTCCATCGGCAGCGTGGGCATGGGCGGCAACGGGCAGTTCATGCGGCTGTCGGCGCTCGACACCCTGGACGGGGAAGGACCTTGGAGCGACAGCCTCACCGAGGACCTCGACCTCGGGGTGCGGCTGATCGCCAAGGGCTGGACCAACCAGCACTGCACCACCGCCGCGGTCTCCCAGCAGGCCGTGCTCAGCCTGCGGCGCCTGATCCGCCAGCGGTCCCGCTGGTTCCAGGGCCACCTGCAGTCGGCCAACCTCGTCCCGCTCATCCTCCGGGACGTCCCGACCCGTGCCGCACTCGACCTGCTCTACCACCTCTCCAGCCCGGTGCTCATCCTGCTCACCTCGCTGCTGCCGCTGTCCTTCCTCGTCGCCGTCGGCGCCACCACCGTGGCCTCCGTCCAGGCGGGACAGTCGCTCGTCTCACCCATGTGGCTGCTCGGCCCGTATCTGCTCTCGTTCACCGCCGCCTACGCGTACGGCTTCATCTATGCCAAGCGTGAGCGGGAACTGGGCCTGGTGCGCTCGGTCCTGCTCGCGCATGTCTTCGTCTTCTACGGCTACATCTGGTTCTTCGCCGGCTGGTGGGGATTCTGGCGGATGCTCACCGGCCAGCGGGGCTGGCTGAAGACCGCACGCACCTGA
- the wecB gene encoding non-hydrolyzing UDP-N-acetylglucosamine 2-epimerase, which translates to MSTPSSVMPVRALLVLGTRPEAIKLAPVARAMAASPQFEPIVVTTGQHREMLHQMLGMLCVDVRIALDVMRSRQQLSDLTARLVGELGGAMREQRPDLVVVQGDTTTALAGALAAFYEKIPVAHVEAGLRTGVIDNPFPEELNRSLIGRIARWHFAPTPAAARHLTDEGVSEEQVFTTGNTVIDNLLWVLAEGTGASAFRTTGPKRILVTLHRRENQGERMRGMGRALARLARRGDVEIVLPLHKSPAVREVLLPELDGHQGVSLVEPLGYLDFAATLAECDLVLTDSGGIQEEAPSLSKPSLVLRTTTERPEAVEAGSARLVGTDPETIVAWAEKLLDDPVEYRRMASAGNPFGDGRAARRILDQLAEDFAADVPVGLTASGPYSTA; encoded by the coding sequence ATGTCCACACCTTCGTCTGTCATGCCCGTACGCGCCCTGCTCGTGCTCGGCACCCGGCCCGAAGCCATCAAACTGGCGCCCGTGGCGCGGGCGATGGCCGCGAGCCCGCAGTTCGAACCGATCGTCGTCACCACCGGCCAGCACCGCGAGATGCTCCACCAGATGCTCGGCATGCTGTGCGTCGACGTACGCATCGCGCTGGACGTGATGCGCAGCCGGCAGCAGTTGTCCGACCTCACCGCCCGGCTGGTCGGGGAACTCGGCGGGGCCATGCGGGAGCAACGGCCCGACCTGGTCGTGGTGCAGGGGGACACCACGACCGCGCTGGCCGGTGCCCTGGCCGCCTTCTACGAGAAGATCCCGGTCGCCCATGTGGAGGCCGGACTGCGCACCGGCGTCATCGACAACCCCTTCCCGGAGGAGCTCAACCGCAGCCTCATCGGCCGTATCGCCCGCTGGCACTTCGCCCCCACCCCGGCCGCGGCCCGGCATCTGACCGACGAAGGTGTCTCCGAGGAGCAGGTGTTCACCACCGGCAACACGGTGATCGACAACCTGCTGTGGGTGCTCGCCGAGGGCACCGGAGCCTCCGCGTTCCGCACCACGGGCCCCAAGCGGATCCTGGTCACCCTGCACCGCCGCGAGAACCAGGGCGAACGGATGCGCGGCATGGGACGGGCGCTGGCCCGGCTCGCCCGGCGAGGGGACGTGGAGATCGTGCTGCCGCTGCACAAGAGCCCGGCCGTGCGGGAGGTGCTGCTGCCCGAACTCGACGGTCACCAGGGCGTCTCCCTCGTCGAGCCGCTCGGCTATCTGGACTTCGCGGCGACCCTGGCCGAGTGCGACCTCGTCCTCACCGACTCCGGCGGCATCCAGGAGGAGGCCCCCAGTCTCAGCAAGCCCTCGCTCGTGCTGCGGACGACCACCGAGCGGCCCGAGGCGGTCGAGGCCGGATCGGCCCGGCTGGTCGGCACGGACCCGGAGACCATCGTGGCCTGGGCGGAGAAGCTCCTCGACGATCCGGTGGAGTACCGGCGGATGGCGAGCGCGGGCAATCCGTTCGGCGACGGCCGGGCCGCGCGCCGGATCCTGGACCAACTGGCCGAGGACTTCGCCGCCGATGTCCCGGTCGGCCTGACGGCATCCGGGCCATACTCGACGGCATGA
- a CDS encoding family 16 glycoside hydrolase, with translation MVSQCGADPEPRQTAPWSDGSTHGRWTSVFNGHGTNTGDDDSLSLSPMPAEDPGTTHAGLVVSTASYDDLGFEARMRTVEQLRTPHPNPWEVPWLVWAYTDPEHFYYITLKPNGWELGKRDPAYPGGQRFLATGHEQFPVGEWSSVRVEQKGPVLTVEVDGKPLVSFTDAERPYLQGRVGAYTEDATVDFEGLDAS, from the coding sequence ATGGTGAGCCAGTGCGGCGCGGACCCCGAGCCACGGCAGACCGCCCCCTGGTCCGACGGCTCCACCCACGGCCGCTGGACCTCGGTGTTCAACGGCCACGGCACCAACACCGGCGACGACGACTCGCTGTCGCTGTCCCCGATGCCCGCCGAGGACCCCGGCACCACCCATGCCGGGCTCGTCGTCAGCACCGCCTCCTACGACGACCTGGGCTTCGAGGCGCGGATGCGCACGGTCGAGCAGCTGCGCACCCCGCACCCGAACCCGTGGGAAGTGCCCTGGCTGGTCTGGGCGTACACGGACCCGGAGCACTTCTACTACATCACCCTCAAGCCGAACGGCTGGGAGCTCGGCAAACGGGACCCCGCGTATCCGGGCGGGCAGCGGTTCCTGGCCACCGGGCACGAGCAGTTCCCGGTGGGCGAGTGGTCCTCGGTGCGGGTGGAACAGAAGGGGCCGGTGCTCACCGTGGAGGTGGACGGAAAGCCGCTCGTGAGCTTCACCGACGCCGAACGCCCCTATCTCCAGGGCCGGGTGGGCGCCTACACCGAGGACGCCACGGTCGATTTCGAGGGGCTCGACGCCTCCTGA
- a CDS encoding glutamate synthase subunit beta codes for MADPKGFLNHGREVAKSRPVDVRLKDWNEVYVPGSLLPIISKQASRCMDCGIPFCHNGCPLGNLIPEWNDFAYREDWSAASERLHATNNFPEFTGRLCPAPCESACVLGINQPAVTIKNVEVSIIDKAWDSGDVEPQAPERLSGKTVAVIGSGPAGLAAAQQLTRAGHTVAVYERADRVGGLLRYGIPEFKMEKRHINRRIEQMRAEGTRFRTGIEIGRDLKATDLRKRYDAVVIAAGATTARDLPVPGRELKGVHQAMEYLPLANKVQEGDFVAPPITAEGKHVVVIGGGDTGADCVGTAHRQGAASVTQLEIMPRPGEDRAPNQPWPTFPMLYKVTSAHEEGGERVYSVSTTHFEGDEDGNVQWLHLSEVEFIDGKLTSKPGTERKIPAQLVTLAMGFTGTDRENGLVEQFGLELDERGNIARDADFQTNVPGVYVAGDAGRGQSLIVWAIAEGRSAARGVDRFLTGASELPAPIRPTDRSLMV; via the coding sequence ATGGCTGACCCGAAGGGCTTCCTGAACCACGGGCGCGAGGTCGCCAAGTCCCGCCCCGTCGACGTACGCCTGAAGGACTGGAACGAGGTCTACGTCCCCGGCTCCCTGCTGCCGATCATCAGCAAGCAGGCCAGCCGCTGCATGGACTGCGGTATCCCGTTCTGTCACAACGGCTGTCCGCTCGGGAACCTCATCCCCGAGTGGAACGACTTCGCCTACCGCGAGGACTGGTCCGCCGCCTCGGAGCGTCTGCACGCGACCAACAACTTCCCGGAGTTCACCGGTCGCCTCTGCCCGGCCCCCTGCGAGTCGGCGTGTGTGCTCGGCATCAACCAGCCGGCCGTGACCATCAAGAACGTCGAGGTCTCGATCATCGACAAGGCGTGGGACAGCGGTGACGTCGAGCCGCAGGCCCCGGAGCGGCTGTCGGGCAAGACCGTCGCGGTCATCGGCTCGGGCCCCGCGGGCCTGGCCGCCGCCCAGCAGCTCACGCGGGCCGGCCACACCGTCGCCGTCTACGAGCGCGCCGACCGCGTCGGCGGCCTGCTGCGCTACGGCATCCCCGAGTTCAAGATGGAGAAGCGGCACATCAACCGCCGCATCGAGCAGATGCGCGCGGAGGGCACCCGCTTCCGTACCGGCATCGAGATCGGCCGCGACCTCAAGGCGACCGACCTGCGCAAGCGGTACGACGCCGTCGTCATCGCCGCCGGTGCGACGACCGCCCGTGACCTCCCGGTCCCCGGCCGCGAGCTCAAGGGCGTCCACCAGGCGATGGAGTACCTGCCGCTGGCCAACAAGGTGCAGGAGGGCGACTTCGTGGCGCCCCCCATCACCGCCGAGGGCAAGCACGTCGTGGTCATCGGCGGTGGCGACACCGGCGCCGACTGCGTGGGCACCGCCCACCGCCAGGGCGCGGCCTCCGTCACGCAGCTGGAGATCATGCCCCGCCCCGGAGAGGACCGGGCGCCGAACCAGCCCTGGCCGACCTTCCCGATGCTCTACAAGGTCACGTCCGCGCACGAGGAGGGCGGCGAGCGGGTCTACTCCGTCTCCACCACCCACTTCGAGGGCGACGAGGACGGCAACGTCCAGTGGCTGCACCTCAGCGAGGTCGAGTTCATCGACGGCAAGCTGACCTCCAAGCCGGGCACGGAGCGCAAGATCCCCGCCCAGCTGGTCACTCTCGCGATGGGCTTCACCGGCACCGACCGGGAGAACGGTCTGGTCGAGCAGTTCGGCCTGGAGCTCGACGAGCGCGGCAACATCGCCCGCGACGCCGACTTCCAGACCAACGTCCCCGGTGTGTACGTCGCCGGTGACGCGGGCCGCGGCCAGTCCCTCATCGTGTGGGCGATCGCGGAGGGCCGCTCGGCCGCCCGCGGCGTCGACCGCTTCCTGACCGGCGCCAGCGAACTGCCGGCCCCGATCCGTCCGACGGACCGCTCCCTGATGGTCTGA
- the gltB gene encoding glutamate synthase large subunit → MRTPRQPSQHSGNGQKWSFMDARPAAQGMYDPRNEKDACGVGFVATLTGEASHALVEQALTVLRNLEHRGATGSEPDSGDGAGILTQVPDAFFREVAEFELPEAGAYAVGIAFLPEDGTEDAIAQIDAIAAEEGLTVLGWREVPVAPGLLGATARSTMPAFRELFVADGTSAGIDLDRKAFVLRKRAEREVDVYFPSLSARTIVYKGMLTTGQLEPFFPDLSDRRFASAIALVHSRFSTNTFPSWPLAHPYRFVAHNGEINTVKGNRNWMVARESQLVSDLFGNDDKALERVFPVCTPDASDSASFDEVLELLHLGGRSLPHSVLMMIPEAWENHDSMDPARRAFYQFHATMMEPWDGPACVTFTDGVQVGAVLDRNGLRPGRYWVTDDGLVVLGSEVGVLDIDPAKVVRKGRLQPGRMFLVDTAEHRIIEDDEIKAQLAAEAPYAEWLEAGEIELSDLPEREHIVHTHASVTRRQQTFGYTEEELRIILAPMAKTAGEPLGSMGTDSPIAALSERPRLLFDYFTQLFAQVTNPPLDAIREELVTSLRSSLGPQGNLLEPTAASCRTVTLPFPVIDNDELAKLIHINADGDMPGMKAATLSGLYRVSGGGDSLAARIDEICAEADAAIDNGARLIVLSDRHSDAEHAPIPSLLLTAAVHHHLIRTKQRTEVGLLVEAGDVREVHHVALLIGFGAAAVNPYLAMESVEDLVRAGTFLSDIEPEQAIRNLIYALGKGVLKVMSKMGISTVASYRGAQVFEAVGLDAAFVEKYFNGTATKIGGVGIDVIAKEVAARHAKAYPASGIAPAHRALDIGGEYQWRREGEPHLFDPETVFRLQHSTRSNRYDIFKKYTDRVNEQSERLMTLRGLFGFKSDRPSISVDEVEPVSEIVKRFSTGAMSYGSISKEAHETLAIAMNQLGGKSNTGEGGEDADRLYDPARRSSIKQVASGRFGVTSEYLVNADDIQIKMAQGAKPGEGGQLPGHKVYPWVAKTRHSTPGVGLISPPPHHDIYSIEDLAQLIHDLKNANPQARIHVKLVSEVGVGTVAAGVSKAHADVVLISGHDGGTGASPLTSLKHAGGPWELGLAETQQTLLLNGLRDRIVVQTDGQLKTGRDVVIAALLGAEEFGFATAPLVVSGCVMMRVCHLDTCPVGIATQNPTLRDRFTGKAEYVVNFFQFIAEEVREILAELGFRSIEEAVGHAETLDVERAVNHWKAQGLDLSPLFYVPELPEGTPLHQVIEQDHGLEKALDNELIKLAADALAASSATDAQPVRAQVAIRNINRTVGTMLGHEVTKKFGGAGLPEDTIDITFTGSAGQSFGAFLPRGVTLRLEGDANDYVGKGLSGGRVIVRPDRGADHLAEFSTIAGNTIAYGATGGELFLRGRSGERFCVRNSGALVVSEGVGDHGCEYMTGGHAVVLGETGRNFAAGMSGGIAYVIDLDRDNVNAGNVNAVEALDEADKQWLHDVVRRHAEETGSTVAEKLLVDWDTSVERFSKIIPSTYKAVLAAKAAAEQAGLSETEITEKMMEAAING, encoded by the coding sequence ATGCGTACGCCGCGCCAGCCGTCCCAGCACTCCGGGAATGGCCAGAAGTGGTCCTTCATGGATGCTCGCCCTGCTGCGCAGGGTATGTACGACCCCCGCAACGAAAAGGACGCCTGTGGCGTCGGTTTCGTGGCCACCCTCACCGGCGAGGCGAGCCATGCGCTGGTCGAGCAGGCGCTGACCGTTCTGCGCAACCTGGAGCACCGCGGTGCCACCGGCTCCGAGCCCGACTCGGGTGACGGCGCGGGCATCCTGACCCAGGTCCCGGACGCGTTCTTCCGCGAGGTGGCCGAGTTCGAGCTGCCCGAGGCCGGTGCGTACGCCGTCGGTATCGCCTTCCTGCCGGAGGACGGCACCGAGGACGCCATCGCGCAGATCGACGCCATCGCCGCCGAAGAGGGCCTCACCGTCCTCGGCTGGCGTGAGGTTCCCGTCGCGCCCGGACTCCTCGGCGCCACCGCGCGTTCGACGATGCCCGCCTTCCGCGAGCTCTTCGTCGCCGACGGCACCAGCGCCGGCATCGACCTCGACCGCAAGGCGTTCGTGCTGCGCAAGCGCGCCGAGCGCGAGGTCGACGTCTACTTCCCCTCGCTCTCCGCGCGCACGATCGTCTACAAGGGCATGCTGACCACCGGCCAGCTCGAACCCTTCTTCCCGGACCTGTCCGACCGCCGCTTCGCCTCGGCCATCGCGCTCGTCCACTCGCGCTTCTCCACGAACACCTTCCCGTCGTGGCCGCTCGCGCACCCCTACCGCTTCGTCGCGCACAACGGTGAGATCAACACCGTCAAGGGCAACCGCAACTGGATGGTCGCCCGCGAGTCGCAGCTCGTCTCCGACCTGTTCGGCAACGACGACAAGGCCCTCGAGCGCGTCTTCCCGGTGTGTACGCCGGACGCCTCCGACTCGGCGTCCTTCGACGAGGTGCTCGAACTGCTCCACCTCGGTGGGCGTTCGCTGCCGCACTCCGTGCTGATGATGATCCCGGAGGCGTGGGAGAACCACGACTCCATGGACCCGGCCCGGCGCGCGTTCTACCAGTTCCACGCCACGATGATGGAGCCGTGGGACGGCCCGGCCTGTGTCACCTTCACCGACGGCGTCCAGGTCGGCGCGGTGCTCGACCGCAACGGTCTGCGCCCCGGCCGCTACTGGGTCACCGACGACGGCCTCGTCGTCCTCGGCTCCGAGGTCGGCGTCCTCGACATCGACCCCGCCAAGGTCGTCCGCAAGGGCCGCCTCCAGCCCGGCCGGATGTTCCTCGTCGACACCGCCGAGCACCGCATCATCGAGGACGACGAGATCAAGGCGCAGCTCGCCGCCGAAGCCCCCTACGCGGAGTGGCTGGAGGCCGGCGAGATCGAGCTCTCCGACCTGCCCGAGCGTGAGCACATCGTGCACACCCACGCCTCGGTCACCCGGCGCCAGCAGACCTTCGGTTACACCGAGGAAGAGCTGCGCATCATCCTCGCGCCGATGGCCAAGACCGCCGGTGAGCCGCTCGGTTCGATGGGTACGGACTCGCCGATCGCCGCGCTGAGCGAGCGTCCGCGTCTCCTCTTCGACTACTTCACCCAGCTGTTCGCGCAGGTCACCAATCCGCCGCTGGACGCCATCCGCGAGGAGCTCGTCACCTCGCTGCGTTCCTCGCTGGGTCCGCAGGGCAACCTGCTGGAGCCGACCGCCGCGTCCTGCCGGACCGTCACGCTGCCCTTCCCGGTCATCGACAACGACGAGCTGGCCAAGCTCATACACATCAACGCCGACGGCGACATGCCCGGCATGAAGGCCGCGACGCTCTCCGGCCTCTACCGGGTCTCCGGCGGCGGTGACTCCCTCGCCGCACGCATCGACGAGATCTGCGCCGAGGCCGACGCCGCGATCGACAACGGCGCCCGGCTGATCGTCCTGTCCGACCGGCACTCCGACGCCGAGCACGCGCCGATCCCGTCGCTGCTGCTCACCGCGGCCGTCCACCACCACCTCATCCGCACCAAGCAGCGCACCGAGGTGGGTCTGCTGGTCGAGGCCGGTGACGTCCGCGAGGTCCACCACGTCGCCCTGCTGATCGGCTTCGGCGCCGCGGCCGTGAACCCGTACCTGGCGATGGAGTCCGTCGAGGACCTCGTCCGCGCCGGCACCTTCCTCTCCGACATCGAGCCCGAGCAGGCCATCCGCAACCTGATCTACGCGCTGGGCAAGGGCGTTCTGAAGGTCATGTCCAAGATGGGCATCTCGACCGTCGCCTCCTACCGCGGCGCCCAGGTCTTCGAGGCCGTCGGTCTCGACGCGGCCTTCGTCGAGAAGTACTTCAACGGCACGGCCACCAAGATCGGCGGCGTCGGCATCGACGTCATCGCCAAGGAGGTCGCCGCCCGGCACGCCAAGGCGTACCCGGCGTCCGGCATCGCGCCGGCTCACCGCGCCCTGGACATAGGCGGCGAGTACCAGTGGCGCCGTGAGGGCGAGCCGCACCTGTTCGACCCGGAGACGGTCTTCCGCCTCCAGCACTCGACGCGCAGCAACCGCTACGACATCTTCAAGAAGTACACGGACCGCGTGAACGAGCAGTCCGAGCGGCTGATGACGCTCCGCGGCCTGTTCGGCTTCAAGTCGGACCGCCCGTCGATCTCCGTCGACGAGGTCGAGCCGGTCTCCGAGATCGTCAAGCGCTTCTCCACCGGCGCCATGTCGTACGGCTCCATCTCCAAGGAGGCGCACGAGACCCTCGCCATCGCCATGAACCAGCTGGGCGGCAAGTCCAACACCGGTGAGGGCGGCGAGGACGCGGACCGCCTGTACGACCCGGCGCGACGGTCCAGCATCAAGCAGGTCGCCTCCGGCCGCTTCGGTGTGACCTCCGAGTACCTGGTCAACGCGGACGACATCCAGATCAAGATGGCCCAGGGCGCCAAGCCCGGCGAGGGCGGTCAGCTGCCCGGCCACAAGGTCTACCCGTGGGTCGCCAAGACGCGTCACTCGACGCCGGGCGTGGGCCTCATCTCCCCGCCGCCGCACCACGACATCTACTCCATCGAGGACCTGGCCCAGCTGATCCACGACCTGAAGAACGCGAACCCGCAGGCGCGGATCCACGTGAAGCTGGTCTCCGAGGTCGGTGTCGGCACGGTCGCCGCGGGTGTCTCCAAGGCACACGCGGACGTCGTCCTCATCTCGGGCCACGACGGCGGTACGGGCGCCTCGCCGCTGACCTCGCTCAAGCACGCCGGTGGTCCCTGGGAGCTGGGCCTCGCCGAGACCCAGCAGACGCTGCTGCTCAACGGCCTGCGCGACCGCATCGTCGTCCAGACCGACGGCCAGCTCAAGACCGGCCGTGACGTCGTCATCGCCGCGCTGCTCGGCGCCGAGGAGTTCGGTTTCGCGACCGCGCCGCTCGTCGTCTCCGGCTGCGTCATGATGCGCGTCTGCCACCTGGACACCTGCCCGGTCGGCATCGCCACCCAGAACCCGACGCTGCGCGACCGGTTCACCGGCAAGGCCGAGTACGTCGTGAACTTCTTCCAGTTCATCGCCGAAGAGGTCCGCGAGATCCTCGCCGAGCTGGGCTTCCGCTCCATCGAGGAGGCCGTCGGCCACGCCGAGACCCTCGACGTGGAGCGGGCCGTCAACCACTGGAAGGCGCAGGGCCTGGACCTGTCCCCGCTCTTCTACGTGCCCGAACTGCCCGAGGGCACCCCGCTGCACCAGGTCATCGAGCAGGACCACGGCCTGGAGAAGGCGCTCGACAACGAGCTCATCAAGCTCGCCGCCGACGCCCTGGCCGCGTCCAGCGCCACCGACGCCCAGCCGGTGCGCGCCCAGGTCGCCATCCGCAACATCAACCGCACGGTCGGCACCATGCTCGGCCACGAGGTGACGAAGAAGTTCGGCGGTGCGGGCCTGCCCGAGGACACCATCGACATCACCTTCACCGGGTCCGCGGGCCAGTCCTTCGGCGCCTTCCTGCCGCGCGGTGTCACGCTGCGCCTGGAGGGCGACGCCAACGACTACGTCGGCAAGGGCCTCTCCGGCGGCCGGGTCATCGTCCGTCCCGACCGGGGCGCCGACCACCTCGCCGAGTTCTCGACGATCGCGGGCAACACCATCGCCTACGGCGCGACCGGCGGCGAGCTGTTCCTGCGCGGTCGTTCCGGTGAGCGCTTCTGCGTCCGCAACTCCGGTGCGCTGGTGGTCTCGGAGGGCGTGGGCGACCACGGCTGCGAGTACATGACCGGCGGCCACGCGGTGGTCCTGGGCGAGACGGGCCGTAACTTCGCGGCCGGTATGTCCGGCGGCATCGCGTACGTCATCGACCTGGACCGCGACAACGTCAACGCCGGCAACGTGAACGCCGTCGAGGCGCTGGACGAGGCCGACAAGCAGTGGCTGCACGACGTGGTGCGCCGCCACGCCGAGGAGACGGGCTCCACGGTCGCCGAGAAGCTGCTCGTCGACTGGGACACCTCCGTGGAGCGCTTCAGCAAGATCATCCCCAGCACGTACAAGGCTGTGCTCGCCGCCAAGGCCGCCGCCGAGCAGGCCGGTCTCTCCGAGACCGAGATCACCGAGAAGATGATGGAGGCGGCGATCAATGGCTGA
- a CDS encoding VIT1/CCC1 transporter family protein, giving the protein MAIIETEAPLHEAHRDNHTHRDVNGGWLRPAVFGAMDGLVSNLALMTGVAGGAVGQQAIVLTGLAGLAAGAFSMAAGEYTSVASQRELVEAELDVERRELRKHPQDEEAELAALYEARGVEPRLAREVASQLSRDPEQALEIHAREELGIDPGDLPSPLVAAVSSFGAFALGALLPVLPYLLGATTLWPALLLALVGLFGCGAVVAKVTARSWWFSGLRQLALGGAAAGVTYALGSVFGTAVG; this is encoded by the coding sequence ATGGCCATCATCGAGACCGAGGCGCCACTGCACGAGGCGCACCGTGACAACCACACGCACCGCGATGTGAACGGGGGGTGGCTGCGGCCCGCCGTCTTCGGGGCGATGGACGGGCTCGTCTCGAACCTCGCCCTCATGACCGGTGTCGCCGGCGGAGCCGTCGGGCAGCAGGCCATCGTGCTGACGGGCCTTGCCGGGCTCGCCGCCGGCGCCTTCTCCATGGCCGCCGGTGAGTACACCTCCGTCGCCTCGCAGCGCGAGCTCGTCGAGGCCGAGCTGGATGTCGAGCGGCGCGAGCTCCGCAAGCATCCGCAGGACGAGGAGGCCGAGCTCGCGGCCCTCTACGAGGCCCGGGGTGTCGAGCCCCGGCTCGCCCGCGAGGTGGCCAGTCAGTTGTCGCGGGACCCCGAGCAGGCCCTGGAGATACACGCGCGCGAAGAGCTCGGGATCGACCCCGGGGATCTGCCCTCGCCGCTCGTCGCCGCCGTGTCCTCGTTCGGCGCGTTCGCGCTGGGGGCCCTGCTTCCCGTACTGCCTTATCTGCTGGGTGCCACCACGCTGTGGCCCGCTCTGCTGCTCGCGCTGGTCGGGCTCTTCGGCTGTGGTGCCGTGGTGGCCAAGGTGACCGCGCGGAGCTGGTGGTTCAGCGGACTGCGGCAGCTCGCGCTCGGTGGTGCCGCGGCCGGTGTGACGTACGCCCTGGGCAGTGTCTTCGGAACGGCCGTAGGATAG